In the genome of Phlebotomus papatasi isolate M1 chromosome 2, Ppap_2.1, whole genome shotgun sequence, one region contains:
- the LOC129804486 gene encoding 40S ribosomal protein S11 isoform X2 — protein MADQTERAFQKQGNIPLNRKKGGTKKALRLHRDVGLGFKTPREAVDGSYIDKKCPFTGKVAVRGRILTGIVQKMKMQRTIVIRRDYLHYIRKYNRFEKRHKNMSVHLSPCFRDVELGDIVTVGETRPLSKTVRFNVLKVSKASGSKKRFKKF, from the exons ATGGCTGATCAG ACAGAAAGAGCCTTTCAGAAGCAGGGAAACATTCCACTGAATAGGAAGAAGGGTGGCACCAAGAAGGCCCTTCGACTGCACAGGGATGTTGGATTGGGATTCAAGACGCCACGCGAG GCCGTCGATGGGTCCTACATTGACAAGAAATGCCCTTTTACGGGCAAAGTCGCCGTTCGTGGTCGAATCCTCACGGGAATTGTCCAGAAGATGAAGATGCAGAGGACAATTGTCATCCGCAGGGACTATTTGCACTACATTCGCAAGTACAATCGATTTGAGAAGCGCCACAAGAACATGAGTGTCCATCTCTCGCCCTGCTTCAG gGATGTGGAATTGGGGGATATTGTGACTGTCGGTGAGACTCGTCCTCTGTCCAAAACCGTGCGATTCAATGTTCTCAAAGTGAGCAAAGCTTCAGGATCGAAGAAGCGATTCAAGAAATTCTAA
- the LOC129804486 gene encoding 40S ribosomal protein S11 isoform X1, translating into MADQNERAFQKQFGVFLNRKKTLTGRKKPLRKYHNIGLGFKTPKEAVDGSYIDKKCPFTGKVAVRGRILTGIVQKMKMQRTIVIRRDYLHYIRKYNRFEKRHKNMSVHLSPCFRDVELGDIVTVGETRPLSKTVRFNVLKVSKASGSKKRFKKF; encoded by the exons ATGGCTGATCAG AATGAGCGTGCATTTCAGAAGCAATTTGGTGTCTTTCTCAATCGCAAGAAAACCCTCACGGGCCGCAAGAAGCCACTGAGAAAATATCACAATATTGGACTTGGCTTCAAGACACCCAAAGAG GCCGTCGATGGGTCCTACATTGACAAGAAATGCCCTTTTACGGGCAAAGTCGCCGTTCGTGGTCGAATCCTCACGGGAATTGTCCAGAAGATGAAGATGCAGAGGACAATTGTCATCCGCAGGGACTATTTGCACTACATTCGCAAGTACAATCGATTTGAGAAGCGCCACAAGAACATGAGTGTCCATCTCTCGCCCTGCTTCAG gGATGTGGAATTGGGGGATATTGTGACTGTCGGTGAGACTCGTCCTCTGTCCAAAACCGTGCGATTCAATGTTCTCAAAGTGAGCAAAGCTTCAGGATCGAAGAAGCGATTCAAGAAATTCTAA